CATCGCCTCTTCGGGATTACCGCGCGGCTTCGGAGGCGGCCCTTTAGTGGGGAAGCGCGCGCTCGTGCGCACCGCCTCAGTGTCGGTCATGTGCTGCTCCCAGTTGTAGGAGACTTTAACGAGACGTGCCGCATAACGTGCCTGCTCGTATGTCTCGGCGACGACGAGTGCCACGGGCTGCATGTTGAAGAAGATTTTGTCGGACTGGAGCGCCCGAAACGACTTGTCTTCCTCCTCGGTGGCGCGGGGCGGGGCCTGCTCCGTGGAAGACTTCGGACCGAGCTTCGGTGCGTTCAGGTGCGTGAAGACGCGAATTACGCCGGAGGCGCCTTCAGCCTCACGCGTGTCGATCGATTTAATCGTGCCCTTTGCTACGGTTCCCAGCACGATAAAACCGTAAGCGAGATTGGGAACCTGGAATTCCGCCGCGTATTTAGCCTGACCCGTAACTTTGGCGACGCCGTCTACGCGGCTCATTTCTTTTCCGATGTATCTTGCCATTTCGTTTATTCTCCCTAATTAGGCCGCACCGCTCGTCATCGCTTGCTGCAAAGCCAGAACAATGGCGCGTTTTCCGAGTTCGACTTTATAACCGTTATGTTCAAGCGGTTTCGCATCTTTCAAAGCCGCTTCGGCAGCCACTTTGAAGGTTTCTTCCGTCGCAGGTTTTCCAATCAGAACTCTTTCCGCTTCGGGCGAACGCCAAGGTTTATGCGCGACGCTGCCCAAAACCACACGTGCCTGTTTGATGGTGTTGCCGCTTGTTTCTAAAGCAGCAGCCACGGCAAGCAGTGCGAAAGCATAGGAAGCGCGATCGCGAACTTTTAGGTAATAAGACTTGTTGGCGAAATTATTCTTCGGCATTTCGATCGCGACGATCAATTCCCCATGCTGAAGATTGTGATCTTTTTCAGGCGCGTTGCCCGGCAAGCGATGAAAATCCTG
The DNA window shown above is from Abditibacteriaceae bacterium and carries:
- a CDS encoding molybdopterin cofactor-binding domain-containing protein, translating into MARYIGKEMSRVDGVAKVTGQAKYAAEFQVPNLAYGFIVLGTVAKGTIKSIDTREAEGASGVIRVFTHLNAPKLGPKSSTEQAPPRATEEEDKSFRALQSDKIFFNMQPVALVVAETYEQARYAARLVKVSYNWEQHMTDTEAVRTSARFPTKGPPPKPRGNPEEAMRAAAVKVEAEYRIPIEHHNPMEPHAAIAVWQGDNLTIFDKTQEVYGVREHLASSFGLPEENVNVVSPFVGGAFGASLRPNYYPALTAMAARELKRPVKVVYTRTQMFT
- a CDS encoding FAD binding domain-containing protein; protein product: AGASAQLRNMATNGGNLMQRTRCQYFYDIAMPCNKRDPGSGCGALQGLNRIHAIFGYSDKCVATYPGDMANALYALDAVVRIRGTSGQERTIPVQDFHRLPGNAPEKDHNLQHGELIVAIEMPKNNFANKSYYLKVRDRASYAFALLAVAAALETSGNTIKQARVVLGSVAHKPWRSPEAERVLIGKPATEETFKVAAEAALKDAKPLEHNGYKVELGKRAIVLALQQAMTSGAA